Below is a genomic region from Prunus persica cultivar Lovell chromosome G3, Prunus_persica_NCBIv2, whole genome shotgun sequence.
CTTCGACGCCGGAGCCTCCGACTTTCTGCCGGAGAAGAAGCCCGCCGCAGCCGGCGACCAATTCACCGTCGACGACCTCCTCGACTTCTCCAACGAAGACGCTCTAGTCGCCGACGGCGGTTTCTTGGACGCCGCTGCCGATTCCTCCGCCATCACCGCCGTAGACAGCTGCAATTCCTCGGTTTCCGGGGGAGAGCCTCAGTTCTCCGGCAACCGGAACTTCGGTGACTCTCAGTTCTCCGGCGACCTTTGCGTTCCGGTAAAACTCTAATTACATTAATTTTCACCTCACCACTATTCTTAACGTAAATTCGGATTTAATTAACTCTTCGTTTTTGGCCATTGCATGCACAATTTGCATGAGCCACAggttaattttataattaaatgttAGAGAAAATTTTATTGGCAAAATAATTAGCAATTTTGTACAAGGATAAATTTGTAATTGGACAAATTATTCAAAGGGGGTGGAGGAAAAAAAGGATGGAAATAGCTTTactcttttgcttttgcatgCAATACGCATGAGTATTAGGATGACTATTAGGACattaattttatgtttaattatgaaataaaacttttattaattattcagtgcaaatttgattaattttgtgttatttaaatttgattacaGCACGACGACTTGGCGGAGCTAGAATGGCTATCGAACTTTGTGGAAGACTCCTTCTCAGCAGAGAAGGACTTGCAAGCTCTCCAATTCCTGTCCATGACCACAACCAAACCTCAAACCCCCGAAACGTCCTCGTCCTCTGAAACGAATCAAAACGCACCGCTTTTCCACCCCGAAACGCCTCTCCCGGGAAAAGCCCGAAGCAAGCGCTCACGCGCTGCCCCCGGAGACTGGTCCACGCGCCTCCTCCACCTCGTCACTCCCAATGACACCATCAAGCCTCCCAAAACGACAACGTGTAAGAAGAAAGATGGTATTGGTGGCAATTCGAACTCGGGTTCCGACACTTCAGGCCGGAAATGCCTCCATTGCGCGGCAGAAAAGACCCCGCAATGGCGAACTGGCCCTATGGGCCCAAAAACACTTTGTAACGCGTGCGGAGTTCGCTATAAGTCCGGCCGGCTTGTGCCCGAGTACCGGCCCGCCGCGAGCCCCACTTTTGTGTCGGCTAGGCATTCCAATTCGCACAGGAAGGTTTTGGAGCTCCGGAGACAAAAGGAGGTCCATAGATCACATCAGCATCAGTTTCTTAGTAAAAGTTCCATTTTTGGCGTATCCAACGGTGGTCATGATGAGTACTTGATCCGTCACCATAGCGTTAACGATTTCCGGCAGATGATGTAGTGATGCTAGAGTAGGATAAGTTAGGGTGCACCTCTCTAAATTTAACAAGAATTCTCTAGCTTAATTTGCtaattttttggtcttaaaatttgaatttgtattGGTCAttgagcaaaaaaaaaaaatgtagaattgaaaaaacaaaaaaaaggggggaagGGAGAaagttgggcattggcttTGTATTgtactttcctttttctttttttgtcgaATTTGGCAAATTTAGAATATCAATTTTACCtacattttgttttcaatttctttttttgttaaattaataaaatccacaaattttgtttatttgttaagGACAAGTTAAAAAGAGGAAATGTCATTTGCTTCGGTGCAGTgtcaagaaaatattttattgttaGATTGTTTAGTATGTTATGTTGTCAAACGATCACATTATATTACCGCAATATTGATACGgatattaattatgtttttttcttttggaatttgaaatGTTTATCATCTTAATAGTTAGATAAATTATCATCAAATAAATGGTatggtaattaaaaaaaaaaaaaacaaatggttGTGCGACTTTGATGAAACAAAATAGGGTCATAGGAAGGATCTATAGTGCTGATGAAGTGCCTTTGCTTCTGCAAATGGTTGACATAGAGCACTCATGCACATGAGGAGGAGCTAGCTCATTGGCTCACAAGTCCAAATTCCaagatattttttgtttttttaatcagTCAATTCTTCCTCCTTAGCTTTTCATTGATTGAAAGTCAATCATTTTCAGCTACCAAAATTTGCACAATTTTGTCCAAGTTTTCAAGCATCTCACACTCACAAACATATTATTAGGTACCCTGAATatgttatgtattttttattatcctCTTTTATTAGGTACCTGTACATCtatgaaagaagaaatatatatcatAAGGCCAATGGAGAACTGCATGAAATAACAATGTTTGGCTCAAGCTCGAGAAATTTTTGGAGCACAAAAAGAGCAACATCCAAGAAGAGTAGCAACTAGAATTGTGAGTGATCAGTGGGCACCTTTTTGTGAGTATCGAGGGCCCAAATTTCAGGGCATTTAAAGAGAATAATAAGGCAGGCAGGGAGGCAGGAGGAGCTAGCTAGAAGAAAAGCATGGGATTCAGTGTTTGTTGATTGATACGTCGTTTTGTGTACGTACCATTTTACATAGAAGTGCGTTTTAAAAACTTTGAAAACCAATGCGAGCAgcaagaggagagaaaaagtaaataaaacaatttgaaGGGGAATTTTGGCATTGGCTGCTTGCTGCATAGTGCATATAACTTTGCAAAAATGGTGCAGGGAGGGTCATGTGGGGGGGATCATTAAACAACGAATTAGGTACACTTGGGGACTGATTTAACTGTCCACCCGATCCTAGACATTTGCCCTTCCATGGGCTCCACTGTCTTATTATTAGTCTTCATATTCATCAATTTGTTATGTTCATTTAAGATTAAATTAGATGAATCACACATGTGATGCTTATAATTTAATCGCGTTATGTTGAGAGAGTGAGTAGATTGAAAGTctcaaaaattggaaatttaatCAAATATATAGGTATATTTGACATTTTCTATATATCAGATGATTTTTCTGAATCAAAAGGGAAATGGATATTTAAATTCGAGACTACTTTCTTTAgtatagaaaaagaaatatcgAGATAATTGATATGTAATGATAATTGAGAAGCAGTCATCCGAATGgaatgaagagaatgagaaCAAGATTACTTTAGAGAATGCACAGATAGATATGGCCACTTTACATCAAAACTGaacacaaattaaaatatgatgtGCACATAAAATAGAATGGGGGGCTTTCACTTCATGGAAAGACAATGCCAAGTGATGGGCCATGCAAAGCTATGAAGATAGgtaaacataataataataatgctcGCCCGCCCTTTACCTTATCCTGCCTTTGAAAGGCCACAACATCATATACGTAGAAGACTAGAACAAGGGTACGCAAAAGTACACAACTATATGTAAACATATGAATGCttgctttcaatttttttttttttaattttaattattttcctatatatatatatttatttagatATAATGATGAGCAGATTGAATTGAATGAGCAGAGAATGTGAAATGGAGGAGGCTCGGGGGGTTTTGCATGTGGATGATGAAACCCAAGCACATGGCGTACGTGACGTGCATGCCTGCATCTGTTTctgtttaattatattttggaTAATATatccaattgttttttttttttccagaatgGCTTTGCTTCCCAGTTGTCTCCAAGATCTTTCCCACCCATGTTATTTCTTAACCAGATATATGTTATATGTTTCTTGTCCCCTCCATAGCTACCTTTTTATGACtttgcatctctctctctctctctctctctctctctctctctcatatttttttttattttgtgtgaaTTTATTATGACCATTATAATTTCACACTTAATTAGTTGCGTAtgtagaaattaattaagatgGGAGGGAAGTTCAACTTGGGTAGAGCGACAAGCAATTTCACATGTTTTGGTTTATTAATGGGAAGTTAGGTAAAATGACCTATAGGAAGCAATATATTGGGCTTTTACAGAAATGTATGTTATGACATAAATAGAGTTATAACATCGAGTGGCGATGAGTGGTACGATTGTAATAACATGCTTTGATCAAGACTCATCAAGGATCAGAACCTTGCAGTATGCAAATGGTAATTTCGAATTGTCAAGTAACTGTAAAGATGACTTATGTAAGTTGGCCAAATCACGTGTTATAATTATTGTATTAGAATGAGATCATGAGATTTATGTTTATTAGTTATTGTTAAACTTTCAATTTTGACGGACTTCTGTTACTTATGTTTATATTGACTATGACTCAATGACTAAGTATATTAGTTTGGTTTAAACTCTTACTCTAACTATAATAGGAGAGATAGTGTTAAGGTTTGCTCAATATAAAAGTATTGGTCCCTCTTCTCACAATACACGAGTTTTATAGTGTGCTTAACCTATTGAAAGCAAGAACATTCGGGGGTtacaaagagaagaagatcaCTCTCATAATTGCCATGTCTTCTTCATTCAGTATGAATCGATCGATAACTCTGCTTTTATTCatgttgtaattcatgtatttattGTATTTAACTTCAATTAATCTAACAGAAGCATAATTAGTATAAAGGTAATGATAAAAGCTGAGCAGGAATTAATCGACCAgactgaaaaggaaaaggggTTTCTTTTGAGACGAAAAGgatttcaaaaaagaaaaaaaagaagttagcATTGCGAGACCACGTTCTTTTGAGATGTTAAAAGAACCACACATGAGCACCAAATGAGTTTTTGaaacatgaacaaaatatGCCAAATAAAATGGATGGAAAGCTTACAAATGGTAATGGGCAAAAACAATGACTGATGATTGGCCAATTAggcctttctttttcaaaaaggaGCAAGATGCATCAAGCAAAGAAAAGGTCTCTCTTCCCATGAACCTCTCCATTCTATGTGACCTTCCTCTTCACATGGCCTAACAGATGGTTTTGTTTCATGTCATGAGGTTCTGGTCTGTTTGGGTCCTGTGTGTGATTTTGACATGTACATCTGGCAAAGGATCATAtcatttcatggaacaattaaaaaaacacaaaattcttcccttttttttcttcaaatgcACGACATGAACAAGAGGTTTAAGTTTGACCCCCCACTTGTTTGACCAAATTTGATAAACAAACTAAGCATGCCCACATTGAGTTccaagcttctttttttttggttgggtcCGAACATAAGTTCCAAGCTTCTGCATTGCAGATTTGCAGTCAAACAACAGGTTTCAATTGCCAGCTCTTTACAGAAGATTGCTGAGTAACTGAGAGAGCAATGTAATATTGATCATCTAACTAATTAATAAGCATTAAGGTAAACTGTCATTGACTTAACGAATTCTTGGTAGGCCAAGTAACATGATttcacgagagagagagagagagagagagagggggggagATAAGCAGGCACATGGCTATGAAAAAAAACCAGTTGGCTATCTTTAGTAGGCTTCAGTTCCTTTCCTAGGCTCCTCCAAGCcttgtttgtttattcttGTTAACCTTGTTGTACAGTTTGACTGCATTTGGTTGGCCAACATGATTACCATGTTGATGGTCTTGCCACATAATTAAAATTGGGGTTTCCTCTTTTAATTCTGGtctaattaaacaaaaaggtTTGGCAATTTTGGCACCAAATGCAAATTTCTGCAACCAAGTCATTCTATTATGAGTCTGGTGTTTGGGCCTATTCAAACCTTTTCTTGGGCTTGGCCTTTTCGGGATTTGGGCTTACATACAACATGTGTGTATAATCTTTCGTAACATCTTCTGACATGCTAGTTATGTGACCACTTATTGTGAGATGAATAGTGTATATACACTCGTTACatgtaagtttttctcttcatcattttctttaaaactctgcgaaattaattttaattttgtatatgATCACCAATATGCGTGTGAACGATGGTGCACATACTATTGATCAATCCTCATTCAAATGTTGTTAGTGAGAGTCGAGACTCAATAATGTTGAACCCCAGAAAGTGTACCCTTTTTAAGAAatccatcaaaatcaaatcaaatcaagcaaACCCTATATCATGCATCTTTTCACCTCTTACCAGACCAATGGAAGGGTTAACCAATATGCTACTGATCCCTCGTTACAGTTGTTTCACCAAACATACAGCTCACACAAAAACACCTACCCTCCACCAAAATGTCAACTCAATCACAACCTTACATTCATATATTACCCACCATACAAAATAGGCCATCAATTTCTATCACAGAAGCCCACGGGATGTAACAAGCTTCTTTGCTCTACAAAAATTTCTACCAGTCACTATATACAGTCCGTGACTTTGCCTAAAATATCGGTTCAGGTCTTAATATatgctatatatatagactAGTCTTATATACAGCGATAGTAACACTAAAACtgttggttttgttggttttgattggCGTATGGCCTGCAACTTCTACCCAATTGGATTGCTTTTCTTGATAGATTGTTTTTCATGGCTAAAGGTTGTTGTTCTATTGAGTTGGAGCCTAGGACTTTGAGTGAAGGACAACTCAACCATGCTAGGGTATGTATTTAATGTATTTGCAGTACATTATTTAGATTAGGGTTTGAACTTCTTCTGACCTCCTTGTTTCTCATATCTGCAGGAACTGGCTGCTGATGTGGTTGAGAAAATGGAACCAGAAGAAGCCTCGGCTATATTCATTCAGGTGTGTTTTTAACATATGCATTTGAATACATAATGAAATTTCATGCGCCGGCCCCTAGCTAATCTAAATTTGTGTGTAGGGACTGAGACCGGTTGGCTCAATGAAAGAGATGGTGCATATGGTTGCTGAAGAGGGTAAGCAACTGCAGAGTAAGGTTGTGGAGTGGAAGGAGGCTCAAATTCTTGAAACGCCCCCTTGCCAGTGCTTGTGCTCTACTGTCAAAATTGAATCCCCCGATCAAGGAACGCTTACCGAACCGTTGTCAGCCCCATTTTGAaacttcttgttgttttgattCATAATCTCACATGTCATGTTATTAGTTTGTATGATATGAGAATATTatatttgtaaaataaataaaagtttttgTTAATATCTAAAACATATGGTTAACTAATCTGATCAAGCATCACATTTTAAcgataaaatatttattaatattgccAAAAGAATGCACAAATAAATTTTGATGTAAATCTTCGCTCTTCATAGCAATTTGAGTGTTGTTATTAGGCCAATACACATGTGTTCTGCCGCGTGTTTATGTAATGAAATGCCTCATGTCATTAGTACATGCTTGTAATGACATTACATATCTAAAACTTTGGCGCCCATGACAAAAGAAggtaaatataaaatatacatatacactacatattttgttgtgttgattggagttttttttatttaattttttaaaatttataaaatgtggaaacaaaattaaattacaacaaaaaattccGAGGACAATCAACAATCGAAGATTCTCAAAGAAAAGCATATGCTGTTACCGATGGAAGAAAGCGAATCCAAATATGCTGACCCGTCACACGTGAGATTTTTGAACCCACCActtaatgaaaatattaatgacaaatttactattttgtttatatattaaaaaaagaaattgtatttattttcgCATACACGTGAGATTTCCTTACCTAAcatttaatgaaaatattaatgaCAAATTTActttgttagaaaaaaaaaaattcatattctAATACTTTGagcaaaatttttatttttaaaaaaaattaaaaattaggtGAATCAGGTGATATGAGTAGttgcctcttttttttttttgggtgtaaaTGGAAGCTCCTTCGAAAAGCAATTGAGAGGTAAAACGGGAAAGAGGGACGAGGCTAAAATCGTCATTTGGAAAAAAACAATACAACCATTTTCCAAAGaggaaaatttgaattcctGTCGAtgagggtttagggtttcaaaTTGGCTCCTATTTGAGCAGCTCTGCATTCTCACGGTCAGATTCTCACAGACACACCCTCTTTaggagggaaaaaaagaaaaaagaaagcaccTCCTATTTCAATTCCTAATCGGCACCACACTCCTCATTGCCCCCAATTCCcaggtactctctctctctctctctctctcagctaACTACGCATTCGTGCTCTAACTGAGTCGATTTAGTTTTTTAAGTAATTTATTGACTTTCTTCGTTTCTCAGAAACCAAACGGAGAAAACCCATAGACTAGGTTTTGTTTAAACTGTGAACTATGTGGTTGAGTGTTTCATATCGTGTTCGTTTGAATTATTCACCGAATTTGAGGAATTTATATCTTTGATTCACTTTGcttaagtaaataaataaagttccggtttttatttatttatttactgttAAAAGTCTGGCCTTCGTATTTCTTGTTCATATGATGATGTGTTTTGCTTGctgaaaaggaaataaataagagcatagatattttttttagataGTGCATTATTAATTGAACCCAGGGTCCCTAAGGACTAACATTCTGCAACAACTggttgtgtgtttttttggtttacttgttttattgtttatgTGGTAACCGAAAGAAGGGCTAAGTCTTACATTCTTTATTTTCCAGAGGAATCAGTACTTAAAATTTTTCCAGGATGAGCACCACAGTACATAGAACTCCCAAATCTGGTAGGCAGTCATTGTTTTTCCAA
It encodes:
- the LOC18782163 gene encoding GATA transcription factor 9, producing the protein MELPEFYLGGYFDAGASDFLPEKKPAAAGDQFTVDDLLDFSNEDALVADGGFLDAAADSSAITAVDSCNSSVSGGEPQFSGNRNFGDSQFSGDLCVPHDDLAELEWLSNFVEDSFSAEKDLQALQFLSMTTTKPQTPETSSSSETNQNAPLFHPETPLPGKARSKRSRAAPGDWSTRLLHLVTPNDTIKPPKTTTCKKKDGIGGNSNSGSDTSGRKCLHCAAEKTPQWRTGPMGPKTLCNACGVRYKSGRLVPEYRPAASPTFVSARHSNSHRKVLELRRQKEVHRSHQHQFLSKSSIFGVSNGGHDEYLIRHHSVNDFRQMM
- the LOC18781905 gene encoding uncharacterized protein LOC18781905 — encoded protein: MAKGCCSIELEPRTLSEGQLNHARELAADVVEKMEPEEASAIFIQGLRPVGSMKEMVHMVAEEGKQLQSKVVEWKEAQILETPPCQCLCSTVKIESPDQGTLTEPLSAPF